CAAGGCTTTGGATCGACTGCGGCGGCGTTCGCGGTCCCGAAGTCCATGGATCGCTGCGGGTTCAGCCACTGCCTCACCGATCGTCATTCGGGGATCAAAGCTTGATGTCGGATCTTGAAATGTCATGCTTGCCCGCCGTCGAAACCGCTTCCGTTCGTCATTCTGGAGGTCACCGATAGGTTCGCCATCGAAGACCACTCGACCGGAGGTTGGTTTCTCGAGACGAAGTAGCGCCCGTGCAGCGGTTGACTTTCCGCATCCTGACTCACCAACGAGGCCAAGCGTTTCCCCCCGGTGAAGATCGAAATCGATGCCGTCGACCGCGCGTATCCGTCCTGTCTCGCGGTTGGGTAATCCCTCGGTTATTGGATAGTGTTTTTCGAGATCATGAACTGAGAGCAGTGAATCTTCACTCATCGTACGTTGTTGTTTGCCTGTCCATTGTCCAAGTCTTGTCCGTCATCAGTCCGGGCCGATTTCAAGCGGCCGTCCGTTTGTCTCTCTACAGGCCGGACCACCGAAGTATCGCGACCTTGCTCATAGAAGATGCACGCAGCTGTGTGGTCTTCAGTCTCCGTCGGTCGAAGCGGTGGTTGCTCGCCCTCGCGACATTCCGTGATTGCGTGGGGGCATCGAGAGTGGAAACGACACCCAGGGGGCGGTTCAGTTGCGCTTGGGAGCTCACCTTCGATAGTTTCGCGTTGCTCACCTCGTCCCGGGAGACAGCGAAAGAGAGCTTGAGTATAAGGATGAGCTGGCGACTCAAACACTTCGTGGACGCTCCCACGTTCCATTACCTTCCCAGCGTAGAGTACCACCACACGATCAGCTATCTCTGCCACGACTCCGAGATCGTGCGTCACGAAGAGGAGCGCCATCTCGTGCTCGGCCTGAAGATCGTTTAAAAGGTCGAGGATCCCCGCTTGTGTCGTGACATCAAGCGCCGTAGTGGGTTCATCGGCAATCAACAGATCGGGTTCGGCGGCAAGCGCCATCGCGATAACGATCCGCTGTTTCATCCCACCCGAGAATTCGTGTGGATACTCGGAGATTCGGCTCGCAGCTTTGGGGATTCCTACTCTATCCAGCAGTTCGACGGCACGCTCACGAGCGACGGTCTTCGAAACGTCACGGTGGAGTTGAATAGATTCGAGAAGCTGTGCCTCGATCGAATAGACTGGATCGAGCGCACCCTGTGGATTCTGGAACACGTGGGCGATCCGCCCACCGCGGATGTCAGTGAGCTGCGTTGGCGAGCGCGCTGTGAGATCCGTTCCATCGAACTTGATCCGACCGTCAACGAGCTCCCCGGGTGGACTTGGGAATAGTTTAGTGAGTGACTCAAGACAGACTGTTTCTCCGCGATTTACGGCAAAGCTCACGCCATCAACCGCTCTGACCGTGCCCCCCGAAGTGTGAAAGTACGTTCTAAGGTCCTCGACTGAGAGAAGTGGGCCACTCATGTACTCCCCCGCGGGTCAAGTGTGTCCCTGAGTGCATCACCTACGACGCTAAACGAAAACACCGTGATGACGAGGAAGACGAGCGGGAAAACCCAGACCCACCAGAGCTCTACGTTCACAGCACCTCCTTCAGTTGTAACGCTGTTGATGAACTGACCCCATGATGGAACGTTTTCGTCGCCCAGCACGACGATGAAGGAGATCGCTGCCTCGGTGAGGATCAACAGTGGGATCTGCCGGGTCGTGGACGTGAATACCGTCGACGAGATGTTGGGAAGGATGTGTTTGCGGATGGCCGTCGTACGGTTCGCGCCCGCGCTCTCCGCGGCAGTGACGTAGAGTTCATCGCTCCGCTGGATCACTTCACTACGGACGAGACGGGCGACACCGCCCCAACTCAGTAGACCAAACGCGAGGATGATGAGAAAGAGGCTCTGGCCGAAGACGAATCCGAGGATGATGTACGCTACAAAAGCGGGGACTGTCTGCTGAACATCTACATACCTCATCAAGATTGTGTCGACCCATCCACCCGAATACCCCGCAACAACGCCCACGACCGTTGCGATAGGAATCATGATCATAGACGTTACGAGGGCAACGAGAAGGCTCACTCCGAACCCCGCGATCGTTAGACCGAGGACGCTCTGGCCGACACTATTGGTACCGAACGGGAATCGGAGGCTCCCGTGACAGAATTGTTGGGTGGGAGGACCGGTCACGTCGCCAGCGCAGTTGAGCGCTACCGTTCCGGATTCGATAGTGGCGAATAGCGCAGGCTGGTTCGCGTACTCGATATTAGTACTCGGACGACCGAGAACGAGCAGGCTCGTGATCCCAAGGACGAAAAACAGGACGAGATAGGCCGCACAAACCACAGCGAGACGATTTTTCCGAAAACGTTGCCAGTACCGTCGGGTTCGTTCGTAGTCCGTGAGCAACGGAACGACGACGACGAAGACGAACACCACCAACGAGAGCAAGAAGAGCCAGTCAAGGCGCGCTGGCGTATACCACGCACCGACCGCGAGTCGATAGCTCGTGAAATAGTCGTAGCAAAACAGTGCACCGAGCGCGAAGAGCGCCAGCAGAAATCCCCACGTCCTCCATTCAAGTTTGAATCGTCCATCACCGAGTTCGTCCCAGTCGATCGGTTCGAACGCGGAGTCAGAACCTGAACCGGTATCCGTTGACATCGATAACTATGATCGATGGATGAGGGTAGCAAATAAGTTTTTCCCGGCTATGGTTGAGTAGCGTAATCAAGAGACTCAACATTTATTATATTGTGCCCTCCACATAACCAACATATCCAGATGTTCAGTTCACGGCGATTTGTGCTCACCGATCTGGATACCGAACCCCATCTGAAAGGACTCAGACTCGACTCAGAGGGCAAGCACCAACTACGTGGTTTGCTGGGTGTCTCTCCATGAGTCGAGGATGGTGGTTCGCTCGGCGAGTAGTTTTTGCGGTGTTCGCGGCGTATCTCGTACTGTCGACAGTGTTCATGTTCGTCGCACTCACCCCAGATCCTCGCGTTGGTGAGCTTACCTACGCCGCGACCTCCGAGGCAAATGACAAGCGGATTCCTGTTGAACAAACTGATTCTTGGGAGCGGTTACAGGATTACAAAGCTGAACGCAACCTTGACGATCCGTTCTTCGAACGTTATGAGAGCATACTTGTCTCATACACTATGTTCGATTGGGGTGAATCCTATGGAGCAGATGGACAGACGACGTTCGGAGGATCGTATGGTTCAGGATACGCGGCAAACATTCCGGTCATCGGGTTGGTTGGGAAAGCACTTGGTCATACTCTTCAGTACGTGCTGCCAGCAGTTCTCTTTGCG
The sequence above is drawn from the Halococcus salsus genome and encodes:
- a CDS encoding ABC transporter ATP-binding protein — encoded protein: MSGPLLSVEDLRTYFHTSGGTVRAVDGVSFAVNRGETVCLESLTKLFPSPPGELVDGRIKFDGTDLTARSPTQLTDIRGGRIAHVFQNPQGALDPVYSIEAQLLESIQLHRDVSKTVARERAVELLDRVGIPKAASRISEYPHEFSGGMKQRIVIAMALAAEPDLLIADEPTTALDVTTQAGILDLLNDLQAEHEMALLFVTHDLGVVAEIADRVVVLYAGKVMERGSVHEVFESPAHPYTQALFRCLPGRGEQRETIEGELPSATEPPPGCRFHSRCPHAITECREGEQPPLRPTETEDHTAACIFYEQGRDTSVVRPVERQTDGRLKSARTDDGQDLDNGQANNNVR
- a CDS encoding ABC transporter permease → MSTDTGSGSDSAFEPIDWDELGDGRFKLEWRTWGFLLALFALGALFCYDYFTSYRLAVGAWYTPARLDWLFLLSLVVFVFVVVVPLLTDYERTRRYWQRFRKNRLAVVCAAYLVLFFVLGITSLLVLGRPSTNIEYANQPALFATIESGTVALNCAGDVTGPPTQQFCHGSLRFPFGTNSVGQSVLGLTIAGFGVSLLVALVTSMIMIPIATVVGVVAGYSGGWVDTILMRYVDVQQTVPAFVAYIILGFVFGQSLFLIILAFGLLSWGGVARLVRSEVIQRSDELYVTAAESAGANRTTAIRKHILPNISSTVFTSTTRQIPLLILTEAAISFIVVLGDENVPSWGQFINSVTTEGGAVNVELWWVWVFPLVFLVITVFSFSVVGDALRDTLDPRGST